One Pseudomonas sp. C27(2019) DNA window includes the following coding sequences:
- a CDS encoding DNA-3-methyladenine glycosylase: protein MLPDTFFNRPALELAPDLLGKVIRYCHEGVWLSVQIIETEAYMLTDKGSHASLGYTEKRQALFKDGGTIYMYYSRGGDSVNFSAKGPGNAVLIKSGYPYFDALSPESTLSILQANNPDRQGQPRPLHKLCSGQTLLCKSLGLKVPDWDNQDFDGQRFYVEDCGIRPSEIIQARRLGITQGRDEHLPYRFVDADYVKYCTKNPLRRGQVEGQDFWRLTGDQAPVLG, encoded by the coding sequence ATGCTTCCAGATACCTTCTTCAATCGCCCCGCACTCGAACTTGCTCCCGACTTGTTGGGCAAGGTGATTCGCTATTGTCACGAGGGTGTTTGGCTTAGCGTGCAGATTATTGAGACGGAAGCCTACATGCTGACCGACAAGGGCAGCCATGCTTCGCTCGGCTATACTGAGAAGCGCCAAGCGCTGTTTAAGGATGGCGGCACCATCTATATGTACTATTCACGCGGTGGTGATTCAGTGAATTTCAGCGCGAAAGGCCCAGGTAATGCGGTGTTGATTAAGTCGGGTTATCCGTATTTTGATGCGCTGTCGCCTGAGTCGACCTTGAGTATTTTGCAAGCCAATAATCCTGATCGCCAAGGCCAGCCTCGGCCGCTGCACAAGCTCTGTAGTGGGCAAACTTTGTTGTGCAAAAGCCTCGGCTTAAAAGTGCCTGATTGGGATAACCAAGATTTTGATGGGCAGCGGTTTTATGTTGAGGACTGCGGCATTCGCCCCAGTGAGATTATTCAAGCACGCCGTTTAGGCATTACTCAAGGGCGAGACGAGCACTTGCCTTATCGTTTTGTTGATGCTGATTACGTGAAGTATTGTACGAAAAACCCCTTACGCCGTGGCCAAGTTGAGGGGCAAGATTTCTGGCGCCTGACAGGCGATCAAGCGCCTGTTCTGGGTTAG